In Monodelphis domestica isolate mMonDom1 chromosome 4, mMonDom1.pri, whole genome shotgun sequence, one DNA window encodes the following:
- the SPSB1 gene encoding SPRY domain-containing SOCS box protein 1 has translation MGQKVTGGIKTVDMRDPTYRPLKQELQGLDYCKPTRLDLLLDMPPVSYDVQLLHSWNNDDRSLNVFVKEDDKLIFHRHPVAQSTDAIRGKVGYTRGLHVWQITWAMRQRGTHAVVGVATADAPLHSVGYTTLVGNNHESWGWDLGRNRLYHDGKNQPSKTYPAFLEPDETFIVPDSFLVALDMDDGTLSFIVDGQYMGVAFRGLKGKKLYPVVSAVWGHCEIRMRYLNGLDPEPLPLMDLCRRSVRLALGKERLSEIHALPLPASLKGYLLYQ, from the exons ATGGGGCAGAAGGTCACTGGGGGAATAAAGACTGTGGACATGAGAGACCCTACCTACAGGCCTCTGAAACAAGAGCTCCAGGGCCTGGACTACTGTAAGCCCACACGGCTGGACTTGCTCTTGGACATGCCCCCCGTGTCCTATGATGTCCAGCTGCTCCACTCTTGGAATAACGACGACCGCTCGCTCAATGTGTTTGTGAAGGAGGATGACAAACTTATCTTTCACCGGCATCCGGTGGCCCAGAGCACAGACGCCATCAGGGGGAAAGTGGGGTACACCCGTGGGCTACACGTGTGGCAAATCACGTGGGCCATGCGACAGCGTGGCACCCACGCGGTTGTAGGGGTGGCGACAGCAGATGCCCCCCTGCACTCTGTCGGGTACACGACCCTGGTGGGGAACAACCATGAGTCCTGGGGCTGGGACCTGGGGCGGAACAGACTGTACCATGATGGGAAGAACCAGCCAAGTAAAACCTATCCTGCCTTCCTCGAACCAGACGAGACTTTCATCGTGCCAGATTCTTTCCTGGTGGCCCTGGACATGGACGATGGGACACTGAGCTTCATTGTCGATGGACAGTACATGGGTGTAGCCTTTCGGGGACTCAAAGGCAAAAAACTTTACCCAGTAGTAAGTGCTGTCTGGGGCCACTGTGAAATACGAATGCGCTACTTGAATGGACTTGATC ccGAACCACTGCCTCTGATGGACCTCTGCCGCCGGTCCGTCCGCCTTGCCCTGGGGAAGGAGCGCCTGAGTGAGATCCATGCCCTGCCCTTGCCAGCATCCCTTAAGGGCTACCTTCTCTACCAGTGA